The Quercus lobata isolate SW786 chromosome 4, ValleyOak3.0 Primary Assembly, whole genome shotgun sequence genome segment ataatttatactgattttaatttgaatatactattaaaattatttttttctcattctaaaaaatttatttttttctcaccaatattagctaataataatctatcacttaaaatttattgtaaaagtatcACTTAAGATTTAgtgtaaaagtattgtgaaaatattgttataaaaattgatactgattttaatttgaacgtactattaaaattatttttttctcttactaaaaaaattatttttttctcaccaatattagctaataataacctatcacttaaaatttattgtgaaagtattgtgaaaatattgtgataccatttccttctctttttttttttccccctctttttttatcctccacaCACTACcgcatttctttcttcttcttttttccttttttttcccctctttttttctcctccacacacgtacccttacacttttttttttttacttctttcctctttttatcCCTATCACTTCCTCCAAACTCCAAAATGTtctctccttcttcctctttttttccctAAGCACTTTTTCTGCAACACCCATGCAATTCTTCACCCTAATCTtcttgattcttttctttttctctaaattcaACCACTTACAAATGGGATGATTCATATCGGGAAGATTGGATCAGAGCAGGGCAAATACAGATGGGTACAAACTCCATTTGAAAGATTTTGCtatattttgatgtttttttgttttgcattgtGAGGAATCCTAATTTACaagagattgattttttttttttccttagctgatttgggaatttgttataattttttttgtgtttggatttggaaatttgttattgAGAGGAATATTctggtgtttttttttgttttgcattttgaggaatcctaatttgcaagggattgattgattttttttttttccttagctgatttgggaatttattatagatttttttgtgtttggatttggaaatttgttattgAGAGGAATGAGGAACTGTGTGTGAGACAAAGACATGAGCATCCTTTATTCTTCGGGTTAATTTGATAATTGCCCACTCACCCAACGGATATATCAAAACGCACATGGACTTTTGGCAAAATGGACTTCGAGGCTCCAAAATGGAATTGCGCGTTCTCTTCACTAGTATAAAACgtaacattttccaaaaagttgcgttttatacTAACCAAACGCACTTAAAGGGTTGGCTTTTTTCAAAACGTGACTTTTGGGCTGAAAATGTTGAAACAAATGGGCACTTGATATGTGTGATATTAGTGCATCTTGGAACttgtgattttcatttttcctaagTATTTGTGGAAATGCCTCAATGAAGTGGCCTTTTAATTATTTGGATTGTTAATGTGTTTGTCTTTCAAATGTGGTTTGTTTTAAGCTTGGCATTGAACAGGATTagtctttttttacttttgggcATGTGATTTTTAGCTAGGCAAAAATGAATGATGACATGTTTGTTTGACTTACCACTTGAGACATGATTCATGCAATGGTGAATTGATGCCTTATCATGCAAGAGAGTGGTTTGCTTGAGATTTACGACCTTGCTGGAATGACTAGCATGCTTCATCTTGGTACTCCTGTTGTATTCTTGGACTCTATGGCAAGCTAAAACCTGTAAGAACCAAGGCTCTTGTTTTAAGCTCTTAAGTTGGTGGGCCAAAATCAAACCACCATTGAATGGAAGATTCAAGAAGTGGGCTCTGGTCATTTCTTGGATTCAATTTGAAGAATGAAGAGCATCCAACTATGCAGAAACATAAATCCCTTATGATCATGAGCGCTCTTGGGCATTTTTGGGACACAAGGAACAACTTGCACTTCCGGCATTTGGGTGAAGTGGTCCTTATGATTGAAGTCTTCactgtcatttaaaaaaatcaagattggTGGGCTGTGCCTGAGGATGGACTATGACATTGGAGTAAAAAAGAAAGCCATTAAGCAAGCACTTGGAAATCTCCCACCCTTGGGGAAAGGTGATGGGCATAGATAACCTGGTTTTATACCCATTACTCATGTTGGCAACCGACTTTGACTTTGGGAGTGGCTCAGTGTGTCAAAACCTTAATGCTTTTCATGTTGGGGAGTGCACTCATTTTGAGCACAGGAGATATGGTGTTCTTGTCTTACCTTCCATCCTTTGAAAACATTGATTGGATTAGTGTGGAGTTGCATATGCTACTTTTCCACTACATGTCACAGTACTTCCATTGCACCTCCAAGAGCTTCAAAGGGTTGGGAGAGTTGGTGCCTGGGTAAGGCTTGTTGAGTTCAACTCTTTTTGAAACTAGCTAAATTCCAGCACGATGTGCGGtgcaacttattattagttttctccaatatttcaataagtttGTCAAGAATCTTGTAGGTTAATTGGTTGGCAACTCAATTTCCAATAGAAACATTCATGATTCATATCCcaaaactatataataaaaaaaaaaattttgaataaattttattccaaaaattgtaatatttagttattttatggACAAAATAGAAATCACACACTATATACATATGTGTGTGTTCACAAAttaaaaattgcatgatatagtggttaataataatatagataagtatgtttcatgcctactaaaaaaatgcatacacacacatatatatattgtcaattaTTGTCAATTGTTCTTTAGTGCTCAATCTAGCTACCTAATGAGCTATATATCATTGGAGCACTTTTTCgtcccaaaatttcaaataaggTTAGATTTATCATAAATGACACATGTCAAGCCATTTCTAATGTGTTTTTTCAACTAGTTTTTATAAAGAGTCCAAACCTTTTGTCCTACTTTTACAGaattatattacaataaaatggtaaaaaattataagtactttgtttctttctattacttagaaaaaaaaaacattaaatagcAAGCCAAATATACATCTAGATTTTAGAGTATCGATAACTCTTAATTGCGGTGTGCAAATTTGAAATCAACTAAACTTCACATAAAAAACAGAGTTATATAACAAGCTTCCACCCATATATGATTTATACAAAAGGCTTGCCAAGCCCTTCATCATCAGATACGGTCCAAAAAAGGAGGATAGGGTTCTTAACTCTGTGTTTAGTGTCATTCCATTCCAGTGATGCTGATAAACTGGTAACATTGTTCAATGGTGGCCCCTTTATCACAACCATGAAAGATTTTTTCTCGTTCAAGTGACTAAAAGCTAGTTGGTTCGGAACAACAGTGACATCGAGAACTGCTGGCGCCTTGACAATTGCCTTGTATATAGAATTTCTAGAGCCCACATTTGTAACTGTCCTATGAAAGATGGCTGATATGCTAGAGTTCGTGTTTCTAAGTTCCAAATACATGGATGGGTAATTTAGGGCATCATGTCCTCCAATGTTAGGGACACTTGAGCAATTTGTTTTCCCATCAGTGAACAATCGTAGAGCTGTCCCGCCGTAACCCTCATTACATAGGAAGTGGATGTAGTCGTACTTTGACATGTCATAGACCAAACCGGGATCCAATGCTCTAACTGGGTCGATTTGGCCAGCCCCATAAGCTAACTCAGCTTGGACATTTTTGATTTTCAATTCAGATGCTGATCATCAATTAAGAAgaagcaaaattacaaataaaacaCTTAGAAAGCCTAATATTGTCACACTAGTTTGTAAGGGTagtgcaataaaatttgtagcatCTCTAACAtcacttataaataaatattattaatttcttattaGAAAATAATCCTCTCCATTAATCGCAGAGAAATTCCATTTCACAATTAAGATTTGAATTAAATAGTCacaacatctatatatatatatatatatatattaacatgtGTAATATTTACTCTAAACCAATTGGCATATTAAGTATTGACAACATGGCTGGTAAACAACGAGCAATGTGATTGCATTGGAGAATTTCAATTAAACACTAATAACCTCTAATTGACACCATTTAAGTAGCGGTTCTTGTAAAGTGGCACTAATCTTTAACACATCATTAGTTAAAATGTGAGAATTAAAAGGGACTAACCAGTTGTCATTAAGGCCGATTTGATTGTAGTGGGAGACCAATTAGGGTGGAATGATTTAACATAGGCAGCGGCAGCTACCACATGAGGGCAAGACATTGATGTTCCAGAAACTATATTATACACACCAAATCGGTTGTCTTCAGGATCCCCAGTCACTGATGCAAGTTTAGAGTAAGCAGCTAGAATATCTATTCCAGGTGCCATAATATCCGGCTGCAAATCAAACACAATTTAAAACCCTCATTCTAGTatatatgctaaaaaaaaaaatacacaaatttaTGCCTATAATGGTAATCATTGCAAGGGTTACCTTAAGTATGGCGGAAGAGAGTCTGTTCGGACCTCGGGATGAAAAGGAAGCCACAAAGGGTGTCGCGGCATTGCGTACTGTTGTAGACTTGTATATGACAGCCCGAGGGGCTCTGAAAGTTttaccaatgaaaaaaaaaatccgtaaagaaagttaaaatatcaattagaaaataaaaatgtgtagaatgaaaaaaaaaaaatgtttcccCATACTTACCTGGTTGAGTTAACATATTTCTCAATTTGATTACTAACATTAGTGTCAATCAAGGCAACAGGGATGACAAATGTATAGCCCACATCTAACTGTTGTGGGAGAGATATAATCGCCCCCAACCCACCTAGGTCCTTAACATAATCTTGAGTTAGATCTCCTTGGCATAGCACAATCTTTCCCTTGACCTTATTCGCGTCCAGACTCCCTTCACCACACAACCTGCCCAATTCTTTAATTGATTAGCGCTACTAATTTTAGCAGTCTGACTCTGAGTATATATTAGTTTAGGTGATCTTCAATTAAATCTGAAATAATAATCCTGCTCTaatataatctaagtgtatgtgtgtgaaactcttttCTAAATATTTGAACTCTAGTCCTTGCCCTTCTTCCCTTTATCCCACAGGAACTTATACTTGTAAAATGATGATCATCGTGTCAAGGGTACGTGTCAGTTAAAATTCCTTTTAATTACCAGGGATTTTGATTTCGTGGTAAACTTCCATTGACTGCTATTACCGCAGTGGTTAGAGGGTACATCCGTTTATTTGGTGAAAATGTGTTGACAGAAAATCCCTGTTATAAAAAGCACCAGTAAATGTATAtgttaaaatcatatatattggGATATATTTAGAAAACCAATACACAAATCGATGAAGAAATATTAGACtcattattaaatattatagaACTCAAAGACTCATCAACTATTAGAAAGAAGTAACTTACAtcaatcttctcaaaaaaaaaaaaaaaggagaaaaaaaggaaCTTACAGAAGTTTTTATTCCATTTCCAACTTCAATCGGAGTCCTAAACTGCCTATCCATGCCAGAAGCACCAACAGTCAATATCCAAGGAGCTGTGTTCTCCACAGAATAGAAACTTGGGCCGTCATTCCCAGCTGAACATGTTGTCAAAATCCCCTTCTTCATTGCATGAAAGGCACCGACCGCAAGGGGATTTTCAAAATAGTTTCTCGAATCCCCTCCGATGGAAATTGATATCAAGTCAACTCCATCACTAATGGCATCATCCAAGGCAGCCAACATGTCTATATCACTACAACCATCTTCCCAACACACCTTGTACACTGCAATGCGTGCTGATGGAACCCCACCTCGAGCTATGCCTTTGGCTAAACCGTATAAGCTCGCCCCTGCTATCGAGGCACCTGCTATGATGGACGAAGTGTGACTGCCATGACCCTCCTCATCTAATGGGGATGGACTTGGGCTGGGAATGATGGAACCGTGGTGGTAGAACCTTGCACCTATTACCTTGCTGCATAAAATGGTGAATGGCTTGGAAATTAAATGAGACACCCATGCATGCACagaagtaatattaaaaaatacaacatttttttttttttttcaaaatggttgatatgatattttatgattggagtaaaattaatttcatttaGAGTcatttaacataatttttattgtgcATCTCCATATtaactattgtgaaaaaaaaaattaattagtcaaatatTGTGTTACTAGACATATTGTTTTGTGGTAGGTCACACTCTAGGAGAGAGATTGAGATTGTTTACTTGTTACAGCCAGTGAAGTTGCCTTTGACTTGGCATGTACCCTTCCATTTTGATGGAGGCGGTCCTAGTCCTTTGTCGTCAAAACTTGGAGCATCGATAtaaattcctaaaaaataagGGGAGGAGAAACGAAAGATTagaaaagtaattaaaattcCTCTACAATGACAAGTAACATGGAAAAGTCAAAACTCTATGAGAAGTAATCTTAACTTAGTACCTGTATCTAATACACCAACAATAATATTACTTTCAATTTGATGATTTCTCTTCACTGATTGAGGCACTCCTAAGAAATCCCATGATCTTGTGGTATGAAGTTTTTGCATTTTGCTAGGAAACACCGACACCACATTTTCATTCTCTGTAATGGATGcatatatgtaaataaattacataatacaatcacccccccccccccccccccccaaaaaaaaaaaaaagaaatgatgtGTAGCATGAAGTTTTTAATATGCACCTTGTAGTCTTTGAACTTCTTGTGGCAATAGGTTTGCTGCAAATGCATTAAAACTCTTTGTGTAGCTATATATTCTGGACTGTTGGGCAATATGGTCACTAAAAAACGGCAATACTCAATCGTTTAATTGTCAACCCAAATGTTACAATTTATTGCATGCTAGATGTGATGTCATATCATATATGGATTACACCcttaaaactaattttatatgcATAGAAAAGCCTGATGCTATACATATTGATAAGCTCCTAAGTCTTAAGTCCTAGCCATTATGGAACCCTCCCCACCACTAAATCTTTGACCCATGTATGAATTATACTCTACccaatttgttatatatataaagttgaaCGGTTGGAATGCATAATTTACTTTCCATGAAAGTGAAgaccaaatcaaaattaattggTAGAGAAAAGTTTGGGATTAGTGAACAAATTAAGGGATTGATTGCAGTGGTGGTTTCAagaatttatttcaaaaaggtcattaagaaacttaaagtaaataaaatttaataaaaaaagaacttaaatatatcaagttattgataagaaataaaaaatatatacaaatatatgaagttttacaatttccttctacaagtctttgtattttgaaattgttacaTGATAGTTCATTATCAATTGTCATTATCTATTTTCAATATGGGTAGATgtgactattttattttgttaaatttgtacaacatttttatttttatgcatttgtctttgtttttataaaaatgttttgaacTAATTGACAAAACTCAACTCACTATATTAACACACTTATTCATACAAAAATAATAcactaaggttatgtttggatTGGGCTAAAAACCCATgtctgcgtctgcgtttttcctttttttttttttttttttttttcgcgtTTGTGAGacttgcggctactgttcatgcactgtttaaCAATGCACTGtttaatgaacagtagccgcaaagtttgacttttcttacttttttcagccaatcagtgcacatcgtgtactgtttacggacctacaaatttcacttttcagcaactttttcattaaaaatgggtctcatggtactattcacacatttaaaaattattttgttacagtgtttttcagttttcagtttcaattttcagttgtatccaaacggacccgaAGTATCTACTTAACCAATAAAAAGCTTGAACATTCCtaactttagtattttttttccttgaaccactaactttataacaaaaagttttgGGATGCActaatgtgtgtttttgtttggttttagaCTGGACTAATCTGTGATCAAAGTatgcaataatatttttaaagatattttgaactaataaaaaatattatattttatatatatatatatatatatatatatatacaagtcaGGGGGTTGATTTGAACCCCCTAAGCCCTATATGCCACCACCCCTGATTGATTGCTAGAGAAAATTATGGGATTGAgacaattaatatttaatatgcaattcaaattaagattatattttacttttgtaTGTAATTCTATTATAAATATGGATTCTATTGTAATTTACTATCATGAAAGGTGTATGAGAAAATATAGTCTTTTGGGCTCGTCTCGTAGATGTTGGTCATTAGGTTGAATCATGTAAACTCtaaatgttttctctcttttctcgtCTCTTTTCTTT includes the following:
- the LOC115988171 gene encoding subtilisin-like protease SBT4.15 — its product is MVRICTITLFLLATQFHWSFTHGFSDTVRKAYIVYLGEALQSKASATELHHNMLSSVIRDDHIAQQSRIYSYTKSFNAFAANLLPQEVQRLQENENVVSVFPSKMQKLHTTRSWDFLGVPQSVKRNHQIESNIIVGVLDTGIYIDAPSFDDKGLGPPPSKWKGTCQVKGNFTGCNNKVIGARFYHHGSIIPSPSPSPLDEEGHGSHTSSIIAGASIAGASLYGLAKGIARGGVPSARIAVYKVCWEDGCSDIDMLAALDDAISDGVDLISISIGGDSRNYFENPLAVGAFHAMKKGILTTCSAGNDGPSFYSVENTAPWILTVGASGMDRQFRTPIEVGNGIKTSGFSVNTFSPNKRMYPLTTAVIAVNGSLPRNQNPWLCGEGSLDANKVKGKIVLCQGDLTQDYVKDLGGLGAIISLPQQLDVGYTFVIPVALIDTNVSNQIEKYVNSTRAPRAVIYKSTTVRNAATPFVASFSSRGPNRLSSAILKPDIMAPGIDILAAYSKLASVTGDPEDNRFGVYNIVSGTSMSCPHVVAAAAYVKSFHPNWSPTTIKSALMTTG